GCGGGTCAGCGATCCGCCCTGCGACAGCGCCTCGGGCAGGCCGGGCAGAAGGCGGGCGGGAAAGACCGAGCGGAACAGGGCGACGGGACGGTGATCGACCGTGGCAATCCCTTCAACAGCATGAACCGGGTCGCCGGGGGACAGCGCAAGCGCCTCGGCTTCGGCGGCGTCGCAGGCGCGGGTGACGACCGAATCGATCCGGCGTCCGGGGACGCGTCCGGCAAGCTCGATATTGTGGTGAAAACGCACCCGCTCACCCAGCCGGTACTCGACCGGAGCCGCCGCGACATAGACACCTGCACCGCGCCGCGAATACAGCAGACCCTGCTCGGCCAGCGAGCGGGTGGCGTTGCGCAGCGTGTGCCTGTTGACGCCAAAACGCGCCGCCAGCTCGGCTTCCGGCGGCAACCTTGTGCCGGGTCGCCAGACCCCGCGAGAGATCTCTGCGCGAAGCGTATCTGCGATGCTCTGCCATAGACTCATTTGTCACCGAATATTCATGGTTGAAGCGTTGCCCGCCGGGCCGTGTCACGCTATTAGATGTCTAGTTGTATAGGTGAGGACGAAGAGAATGTCACCTGATAATCCACCTGAATTTCGCCGTGAGGCGTTGGGCCTTCTGGCCCGCGCACCCGTCGCGCGTCTGGCCGAATTGCTGCCGGACCTGCCCGACCACCAGCCGCTTCGCGCGGCAGAG
This sequence is a window from Paracoccus aerodenitrificans. Protein-coding genes within it:
- the phnF gene encoding phosphonate metabolism transcriptional regulator PhnF — protein: MSLWQSIADTLRAEISRGVWRPGTRLPPEAELAARFGVNRHTLRNATRSLAEQGLLYSRRGAGVYVAAAPVEYRLGERVRFHHNIELAGRVPGRRIDSVVTRACDAAEAEALALSPGDPVHAVEGIATVDHRPVALFRSVFPARLLPGLPEALSQGGSLTRALAACGIADYTRSGTRIKAAIADEMQAAKLQIDPGEPLLRTDSTDISDGRPIERGVVWWASERITLTHHPDQG